From one Shewanella sp. GD04112 genomic stretch:
- the thrC gene encoding threonine synthase, with the protein MELYNLKHPSQKVSFKEAVQLGLGKDRGLFFPTQIPVLHDIEALLAMPFVERSKKVLGAWLASELGQDTVDQLVERAFNFDLPLVAVDEQRSCLELFHGPTLAFKDFGARFMAQCINVFAQDSRLTILTATSGDTGAAVADAFYGLDKVNVVVLYPKGKISELQEKMFTTLGNNIHTVAVASDFDACQHLVKQAFEDSDVRDGLHLNSANSINISRLLAQICYYFEAVAQSKQRHEADPVIAVPSGNFGNLTAGLFAKAMGLPVKRFIAATNANDTVPRYLETGDWQPNPTQATMSNAMDVSEPSNWPRVEAICEKLGWPLADLVGIRLSEAQTSEALAELHAKGYVSEPHAAIAAKALTLNLVPDEVGIFLGTAHPAKFKDVVDRELNLDLPLPAELKAVEHKPILSAELAADFAQLKSHLFAVLS; encoded by the coding sequence ATGGAACTATATAATTTAAAACACCCTTCACAGAAAGTGAGCTTTAAAGAAGCGGTGCAATTAGGACTTGGTAAAGACAGAGGGCTGTTTTTTCCTACACAAATCCCAGTATTGCACGATATTGAGGCGCTGCTGGCGATGCCTTTTGTCGAGCGCAGTAAAAAAGTGCTCGGTGCTTGGCTCGCCTCTGAACTGGGTCAAGATACGGTAGATCAACTGGTTGAGCGTGCCTTTAATTTCGATTTACCCTTAGTGGCAGTTGATGAGCAGCGCTCGTGCCTCGAGCTTTTCCATGGGCCGACCTTAGCATTTAAGGATTTTGGCGCGCGCTTTATGGCGCAATGCATCAATGTTTTTGCTCAAGACTCGCGCTTAACCATTTTAACGGCGACATCAGGGGATACAGGGGCGGCAGTGGCCGATGCCTTTTACGGCCTAGATAAAGTCAATGTCGTGGTGCTTTATCCCAAGGGTAAAATCAGTGAGCTACAGGAGAAGATGTTCACCACCTTAGGCAACAACATTCACACAGTGGCGGTGGCGTCCGATTTCGATGCCTGCCAGCACTTAGTCAAACAGGCATTTGAAGATAGCGATGTGCGTGATGGTTTGCATTTAAACTCAGCTAACTCAATCAACATCAGTCGCTTACTGGCACAGATTTGTTATTACTTCGAAGCTGTTGCTCAGTCAAAACAGCGTCATGAGGCCGATCCTGTGATTGCCGTGCCCAGTGGTAATTTTGGTAATCTCACCGCGGGTTTGTTTGCTAAAGCCATGGGGTTACCCGTTAAACGTTTTATTGCTGCTACTAATGCGAATGACACTGTGCCACGCTATTTAGAGACTGGCGATTGGCAACCTAATCCCACTCAAGCGACTATGTCCAATGCGATGGATGTGAGCGAGCCAAGTAACTGGCCGCGCGTCGAGGCCATTTGCGAGAAACTCGGTTGGCCATTGGCGGACCTAGTGGGGATTCGTTTATCTGAGGCGCAAACCTCGGAGGCGCTGGCGGAGTTGCATGCCAAAGGTTATGTGTCCGAACCCCATGCGGCGATTGCGGCTAAAGCGTTAACCCTTAACTTAGTGCCTGATGAAGTGGGGATATTTTTAGGCACGGCGCATCCTGCCAAGTTTAAGGACGTCGTAGATAGAGAGCTTAACCTCGATTTACCTCTGCCAGCAGAACTTAAAGCGGTAGAGCATAAACCTATACTCTCGGCTGAATTAGCCGCCGATTTTGCCCAGTTAAAGTCACATTTATTTGCGGTATTAAGCTGA
- a CDS encoding S41 family peptidase: protein MKLRHSVACCMLALGTLSAAHAIAQPASNQGYYRAPALHDQTLVFTAEGDLWTQTLGQKAATRLTTLPAEELGAAISADGKWVAYVANYEGASEVYVIPVAGGVAKRVSFENSRVRVQGWTAKGEVLYSTDSGFGPANNWMLRLVNPETLATTDLPLADAVEGVVDANNQYVYFTRFGLQVTGDNAKVYRGGAKGELWRFKLGGKDEAQLLSGQHQGSVRQPMLWQDRLYFISDSDGNDNLWSMALDGSDVKQLTQYKDWQVRGARMDQGKVVFQQGADIHVFDIASTKDSLLDIELTSDFAQRREHWVKDPMDYATSANLALAGDKVVITARSHVAIAGIDGSRLVQVALPGTYRVRNAIMSQDGKSVYAISDMSGQQEIWQFPADGSSGAKQLTKDGHTLRMTLSLSNDGRYLAHDDNDGNVWLLDLKKNSNQKIISNGEGLGPYADIRWSADSRFIALTKSEIGKQRPQIVLYSMDENKAQALTSDKYESYSPTFSSDGQWLYFLSNRQFTATPSSPWGDRNMGPVFDKRSQIFAIALVKNAKFPFSKPTELTAKAAEKADSKDKPTPVKIDWAGIGERLWQVPVDSGNYSQLTAIDGRLYVLDQAIGDDTEPSLMTIKFSEQRPKAEVFAEDVANYSVSADGSKLLLRKKSNEKSLLIVDAGDKLGDTENAKVQTDQWQLAISPTLEWQQMFEDAWLMHRDSFFDKKMRGLDWQATKAKYQPLLDRLTDRNELNDIFMQMMGELDSLHSQVRGGDLPKDPDAAKGASLGARLQQTNDGVKIAHIYRNDPELPSQASPLSRIEVDAKEGDMLLAINGTPVTNVADVTRLLRNQQDKQVLLELKRGGQNHKTVVMPVSTQVDSQLRYLDWVNHNAGVVTEASKGKIGYLHLYAMGGGDIESFAREFYTNYDKDGLIIDVRRNRGGNIDSWIIEKLLRRAWAFWQPTHGTPNTNMQQTFRGHLVVLTDELTYSDGETFSAGIKALGIAPLIGKQTAGAGVWLSGRNSLTDKGMARVAEYPQYAMDGRWVLEGHGVTPDIEVDNLPFATFNGHDAQLESAISYLKDELIKQPIPALKAQPMPAKGMAEDIKAK, encoded by the coding sequence ATGAAACTTCGTCATTCTGTTGCCTGCTGCATGCTCGCCCTTGGCACTTTGTCCGCAGCCCACGCCATCGCTCAACCCGCCAGCAATCAAGGTTATTACCGTGCGCCAGCATTGCATGACCAGACCTTAGTCTTTACGGCCGAAGGCGACCTTTGGACTCAAACGCTCGGGCAAAAGGCGGCGACACGCCTGACCACTTTACCCGCCGAAGAGCTAGGTGCCGCCATCTCTGCCGATGGTAAATGGGTGGCCTATGTCGCCAATTATGAGGGCGCGAGTGAGGTTTATGTTATTCCTGTTGCGGGAGGTGTGGCTAAACGCGTGAGTTTCGAAAACAGTCGAGTGCGCGTGCAAGGCTGGACCGCAAAGGGCGAAGTGCTTTATTCCACCGACAGTGGCTTTGGCCCTGCAAACAATTGGATGCTGCGACTGGTGAACCCTGAGACCTTGGCGACGACCGACTTACCCCTCGCCGACGCGGTAGAAGGCGTGGTCGATGCCAATAATCAATATGTGTACTTTACACGTTTTGGCCTGCAGGTGACTGGCGATAACGCTAAGGTTTATCGCGGCGGCGCTAAGGGTGAGTTATGGCGCTTTAAACTCGGCGGCAAGGACGAGGCGCAGTTACTCAGTGGTCAGCATCAAGGTTCGGTGCGTCAGCCCATGCTATGGCAAGACAGACTCTACTTTATCAGCGACAGCGATGGTAACGACAATCTCTGGTCCATGGCCCTGGATGGCAGTGACGTGAAACAGTTGACCCAATATAAAGATTGGCAGGTGCGCGGCGCTCGCATGGACCAAGGCAAAGTCGTGTTCCAGCAGGGCGCAGATATTCATGTTTTTGATATAGCCTCCACCAAAGACTCATTATTAGATATTGAATTAACGTCAGATTTTGCCCAGCGCCGCGAGCATTGGGTAAAAGATCCTATGGATTATGCGACCTCAGCGAACCTTGCGCTTGCGGGCGATAAAGTGGTGATCACCGCCCGTAGCCATGTGGCGATTGCGGGAATTGACGGTTCACGTTTAGTGCAAGTAGCGCTACCAGGCACCTATCGCGTGCGCAATGCGATTATGAGCCAGGATGGTAAATCGGTTTATGCCATCAGCGACATGAGTGGCCAACAGGAAATTTGGCAATTTCCTGCCGATGGCAGCAGCGGCGCGAAGCAACTTACCAAAGATGGTCATACCTTAAGAATGACGCTGAGTCTGTCAAACGATGGTCGCTACCTTGCCCACGACGATAACGATGGCAATGTGTGGCTGCTGGATCTGAAGAAAAACTCCAATCAAAAAATCATCAGTAACGGTGAGGGTCTCGGCCCCTATGCCGATATTCGCTGGTCGGCTGACAGTCGTTTTATCGCGTTAACTAAATCCGAAATCGGCAAGCAAAGACCACAAATCGTGCTGTATTCAATGGATGAAAATAAGGCCCAAGCGCTCACCAGCGACAAGTATGAGTCTTATTCGCCGACTTTTAGCAGCGATGGCCAGTGGTTATATTTCCTCTCCAATCGCCAGTTTACTGCGACACCAAGCTCACCTTGGGGCGACCGCAATATGGGGCCAGTGTTTGATAAACGCAGCCAGATTTTTGCGATTGCCTTAGTAAAGAACGCCAAGTTCCCCTTTAGCAAACCCACAGAGCTGACAGCTAAAGCGGCTGAAAAGGCAGACTCTAAAGATAAACCGACGCCAGTCAAAATTGATTGGGCGGGCATTGGCGAGCGTTTATGGCAAGTACCTGTCGACTCAGGCAATTACAGCCAGCTAACTGCTATTGACGGTCGTCTCTATGTGCTCGACCAAGCCATAGGCGATGACACTGAGCCTAGCTTGATGACGATTAAGTTTAGCGAGCAGCGCCCTAAAGCCGAAGTGTTTGCCGAAGATGTGGCGAACTACAGTGTGTCTGCCGATGGTAGCAAGTTGTTGCTGCGCAAAAAGAGCAATGAAAAGTCGCTGCTGATCGTCGATGCGGGCGACAAGCTGGGCGATACCGAAAATGCCAAGGTGCAAACGGATCAGTGGCAATTAGCGATTTCACCCACCCTAGAATGGCAACAAATGTTTGAAGATGCCTGGTTAATGCACAGGGACTCCTTCTTCGATAAGAAGATGCGCGGCCTCGATTGGCAAGCGACCAAGGCCAAGTACCAACCGCTACTTGACCGTTTGACCGACCGTAACGAGTTAAACGATATCTTTATGCAGATGATGGGCGAGCTGGACTCGTTGCACTCGCAAGTGCGGGGTGGCGATCTGCCAAAAGACCCAGACGCGGCCAAAGGCGCGAGTTTAGGCGCGCGGCTACAACAAACTAACGATGGGGTAAAAATTGCCCATATCTATCGTAATGATCCTGAACTGCCAAGTCAGGCATCGCCCTTAAGCCGTATCGAAGTCGATGCGAAAGAAGGCGATATGTTACTCGCCATTAATGGCACTCCTGTGACTAATGTGGCCGATGTGACTCGTTTATTGCGTAATCAGCAGGATAAACAGGTTCTGCTTGAGCTTAAACGCGGCGGCCAAAACCATAAAACCGTGGTGATGCCAGTTAGCACTCAGGTCGATAGCCAATTACGTTACTTAGATTGGGTCAATCACAATGCGGGCGTCGTGACCGAGGCAAGTAAGGGCAAGATTGGTTACCTGCACTTATACGCCATGGGCGGCGGCGATATTGAGAGTTTTGCCCGTGAGTTTTACACCAATTACGATAAGGACGGTTTGATTATCGACGTGCGTCGTAACCGCGGCGGCAATATTGATAGTTGGATCATCGAAAAACTGTTACGCCGCGCTTGGGCCTTCTGGCAGCCAACCCATGGCACGCCTAACACCAATATGCAGCAAACCTTCCGCGGACATTTAGTGGTGTTAACCGACGAGCTTACGTACTCAGATGGTGAAACCTTCTCGGCGGGGATTAAGGCGTTGGGCATTGCTCCGCTGATTGGTAAGCAAACTGCGGGCGCGGGCGTGTGGTTATCGGGTCGTAATTCACTCACAGATAAAGGCATGGCGCGGGTCGCCGAATATCCGCAATATGCGATGGATGGCCGCTGGGTACTCGAAGGGCATGGGGTGACACCGGATATCGAGGTGGATAACTTACCCTTTGCGACATTTAACGGCCACGATGCGCAGCTCGAATCCGCCATCAGCTATCTTAAGGATGAGTTGATTAAGCAGCCTATCCCTGCATTGAAGGCGCAGCCCATGCCTGCAAAAGGCATGGCGGAAGACATAAAAGCTAAGTAA
- a CDS encoding OsmC family protein: protein MGFNLTVNWQTSPAEEGEFCRDHSITFGSGQTIQASSAPEYKGNEHLVNPEESLLAALSSCHMLTFLAIAHLKRLPVLSYIDEASAELGKNDEGRLAVTKMILNPKVVFAEGVEVSAETLEKIHEKAHANCFIANTLATDIQIKF, encoded by the coding sequence ATGGGCTTTAACTTAACGGTGAATTGGCAAACCTCTCCAGCCGAAGAAGGCGAATTCTGCCGTGACCACAGCATTACGTTTGGCAGCGGTCAAACAATTCAGGCCTCTTCTGCCCCCGAATATAAGGGTAATGAACATTTGGTGAATCCAGAGGAAAGCCTGCTCGCGGCGCTATCTTCATGCCATATGCTGACCTTCCTCGCCATCGCGCACCTCAAACGCCTCCCAGTATTATCTTATATCGATGAGGCATCCGCTGAGCTGGGTAAAAATGACGAAGGTAGGCTTGCCGTCACCAAAATGATTTTAAATCCTAAGGTGGTGTTTGCCGAAGGTGTTGAGGTTTCAGCTGAAACTCTTGAGAAAATTCACGAGAAAGCACACGCAAACTGCTTTATCGCCAATACGTTAGCGACAGATATTCAAATTAAGTTTTAA
- a CDS encoding DUF3325 domain-containing protein, whose amino-acid sequence MMPEFIPMLGILGLSYLSLALFALAKFGHFKDVFKRPPSQWQSRLLTLFAWLLLIISLSTCAHGQGWAYGSILFMGLISLAAMLVILTLSYSPRHLPIGIVTGSVLTGSLLLSGGL is encoded by the coding sequence ATGATGCCAGAATTTATCCCTATGCTCGGCATTCTCGGGCTTAGTTATCTCTCCCTTGCGCTGTTTGCGTTAGCCAAGTTTGGCCATTTTAAGGATGTGTTTAAACGCCCACCGTCACAATGGCAGAGCCGCCTGTTAACCCTGTTTGCTTGGCTGTTATTAATCATCAGCTTAAGTACCTGCGCCCACGGGCAAGGCTGGGCCTATGGCAGCATTCTGTTTATGGGGCTCATCTCGCTAGCCGCCATGTTAGTGATTTTGACCCTAAGCTACAGCCCACGCCACCTTCCCATTGGGATTGTCACTGGCAGTGTACTGACTGGCAGCTTGCTGTTAAGTGGTGGGCTCTAA
- a CDS encoding PepSY-associated TM helix domain-containing protein, with the protein MKETFFRTLSWLHTWAGLLVCWVLLLIFFAGSLSYFRHEMSLWAEPELHRGAFQDYQVDQVANQLEKGQSYIETHSAPTTQRWLINFPTERSPMLSFAWQLPPEKGQRRGKIEQHTALADGSGVITDVRDSRGGDFFYRLHFDLHYMSAITARYIVGVCTMFMLIALISGIVIHKRIFKDLFSFRQNKGARSWLDAHNVSSVIALPYHLMITYTGLITLMLMYIPWTVSTAYPEDNQAFLKELNPARQTEKASGIQAEQVRLSQLLPQVQAKWGDAPIKQVIVSYPKDQNSQVTFYQNTGKEVTDESSILVFNGVTGELKYASPHEVSGTVTTYDTMMSLHTARFAAPLLRILFFFCGLLGCAMVASGTLMWAIRLRQKQQKAIDKGEKASRGLRLVEGLNFMFILGLPLGAAAFFYANRLLPVGFATRSAWEVHSFFIALAAMGVWAFFGRSRRHWQLALMIIGVLYCALPVLNAFTSPSHFIDNIRSQQWALVGFDIVALLLGSAMLFASTRLSAVVKTLQKPSRKNTATAEKVTRKQPAPSYANELASSSPLEEAKS; encoded by the coding sequence ATGAAAGAAACCTTTTTTAGAACCCTATCCTGGCTACATACTTGGGCGGGTTTACTCGTATGCTGGGTGTTATTGCTGATCTTTTTTGCTGGCAGCCTGAGTTATTTCCGCCATGAGATGAGCCTATGGGCCGAGCCAGAGCTTCACCGCGGGGCTTTTCAGGACTATCAAGTTGACCAAGTAGCCAACCAACTTGAGAAGGGACAAAGCTATATTGAAACGCATTCAGCCCCTACCACACAGCGCTGGTTAATTAACTTCCCAACAGAACGCAGCCCGATGTTGAGCTTTGCTTGGCAACTGCCGCCTGAAAAGGGGCAACGCCGTGGCAAAATCGAGCAACATACCGCACTGGCCGATGGTAGTGGCGTCATCACCGATGTCCGCGATAGCCGTGGTGGTGACTTCTTCTATCGTTTACATTTCGACCTGCACTATATGTCCGCCATTACGGCGCGTTACATTGTGGGTGTCTGCACCATGTTTATGCTGATTGCCCTTATCAGCGGCATCGTTATCCACAAGCGTATCTTTAAAGACCTATTTAGCTTTCGCCAGAACAAGGGCGCGCGCTCTTGGTTAGATGCCCATAATGTCAGCTCAGTGATTGCCCTACCCTACCATTTGATGATCACTTATACCGGCCTCATTACCTTAATGTTGATGTATATTCCATGGACGGTGAGCACAGCTTATCCTGAGGATAATCAAGCCTTTTTAAAAGAACTCAATCCTGCAAGACAAACAGAAAAAGCTTCGGGCATTCAGGCAGAGCAAGTGCGCTTAAGCCAACTGCTACCCCAAGTTCAGGCTAAATGGGGCGATGCGCCTATTAAGCAGGTGATTGTTTCTTATCCTAAAGATCAAAATAGCCAAGTCACCTTCTACCAAAATACTGGCAAAGAGGTCACCGATGAGTCATCAATCTTAGTCTTTAACGGCGTGACCGGTGAACTCAAATACGCCAGCCCCCATGAAGTGTCGGGAACCGTCACCACGTACGACACTATGATGTCGCTGCATACCGCGCGGTTTGCTGCGCCACTGCTGCGTATTTTGTTCTTCTTCTGCGGCTTACTCGGTTGTGCCATGGTGGCATCAGGCACCTTAATGTGGGCGATTCGTCTACGCCAGAAACAGCAAAAAGCAATCGATAAAGGTGAAAAAGCAAGCCGTGGTTTGCGTTTAGTCGAAGGCTTAAACTTCATGTTTATCTTAGGCTTGCCCTTGGGCGCGGCAGCGTTTTTCTATGCCAATCGCCTGTTACCCGTCGGTTTTGCGACTCGCTCTGCTTGGGAGGTTCACAGCTTCTTTATCGCCCTCGCGGCAATGGGCGTTTGGGCATTTTTCGGTAGAAGCAGACGCCATTGGCAATTGGCCTTAATGATAATCGGAGTACTTTATTGTGCGCTGCCGGTACTGAACGCATTTACCTCGCCAAGCCACTTTATTGACAATATCCGCAGCCAACAATGGGCACTGGTGGGGTTTGATATAGTCGCTCTACTACTGGGCAGTGCGATGTTATTTGCCAGTACACGACTCTCTGCTGTGGTCAAAACCCTGCAAAAACCGAGTCGAAAAAATACGGCAACAGCTGAAAAAGTCACAAGAAAACAGCCAGCTCCGAGTTATGCTAACGAACTTGCCTCGTCGTCTCCCTTGGAGGAAGCAAAATCATGA
- a CDS encoding DUF3649 domain-containing protein produces the protein MSHIPVSDTPSATSAASTAAVTGYFQAALRWFKQDQTQFGFQVFVRASAALLAGYIAAATLACLLTQVLPMSRFESTLTANMLAFLFYAIAIIYAFCVRKTWHAWRDLTLFSLLCFALLKVCGQ, from the coding sequence ATGTCTCATATCCCAGTATCAGATACACCTTCAGCAACTTCGGCAGCTTCAACTGCCGCTGTAACGGGTTATTTTCAAGCAGCCTTACGCTGGTTTAAGCAAGATCAAACCCAGTTTGGTTTTCAAGTGTTTGTTCGCGCCAGTGCCGCCTTGTTAGCGGGCTATATTGCGGCGGCAACACTAGCCTGTTTACTGACGCAAGTACTGCCTATGTCTCGATTTGAGAGCACATTAACGGCCAATATGTTGGCATTTTTGTTTTATGCCATCGCGATAATTTATGCCTTCTGCGTGCGTAAAACTTGGCATGCGTGGCGGGATCTCACGCTATTTAGTCTCCTGTGTTTTGCTCTGCTTAAGGTGTGTGGACAATAA
- a CDS encoding PAS domain-containing methyl-accepting chemotaxis protein, which yields MQTHSKNGEKHLSENAILLSTTDLKGNIKYVNQTFSQISEYSVAELQGSPHNIVRHGDMPAAAFKMLWERIRSGKPWMGIVKNRTKTGGYYWVNAYVAPVYENGKIHEYQSVRRQATPDQIKAAEEIYQGINQGKQPKALKKDRLGFGGKVLTAMLFTIALTASLATYSPILAVLAGGLIAWGLWYMLMRPFQELVQVASNIIDDPVAMGVYTGRQDEIGKIDLALRFLITEIGGVVGRMADSASEIQEQSVNLKQTITNTWEHADSQSAQTTQAATAMEQMSASFAEVTDNIHRTASEMVSSHQAAQRGHSRLETVIEAIHQLSVQVSHFSDVVQTIEQDSQAIHQVLEVIRSIADQTNLLALNAAIEAARAGESGRGFAVVADEVRQLSSRTSQSTSQIEQIVSRFKDSTQRATSTMTAGQEQVKRSVSLAQDASVAFGELLSSIARINSLSDDNAAAMTQQTSVAAEISRAIHVISDLAQQSLQQTQDAAARGDQVSRLSTKTHHLSQQFWQQSVQRKY from the coding sequence ATGCAAACACATTCAAAAAATGGTGAAAAACACCTCTCCGAAAACGCTATTCTCCTCTCGACGACCGATCTGAAGGGCAACATTAAGTATGTTAACCAGACCTTTTCGCAGATCAGTGAATATAGCGTTGCCGAGTTGCAGGGAAGCCCACATAACATAGTCCGCCATGGCGATATGCCCGCCGCTGCTTTTAAAATGCTTTGGGAGCGGATAAGAAGCGGTAAACCTTGGATGGGCATTGTTAAAAATAGAACCAAAACAGGGGGCTATTATTGGGTCAATGCCTATGTCGCACCAGTATATGAGAACGGAAAAATCCATGAGTATCAATCGGTTCGTCGCCAAGCGACTCCAGATCAAATCAAAGCTGCCGAAGAGATCTATCAAGGGATCAATCAAGGTAAACAGCCTAAAGCATTAAAAAAAGACCGCTTAGGATTTGGCGGGAAAGTCCTCACGGCGATGTTATTTACTATCGCGTTAACCGCATCCTTAGCAACTTATTCACCCATCTTAGCTGTGCTAGCCGGTGGGCTGATTGCTTGGGGCCTGTGGTACATGCTTATGCGGCCTTTTCAGGAATTAGTGCAGGTGGCCAGTAATATTATCGATGACCCTGTTGCTATGGGCGTTTACACTGGCAGACAGGATGAAATCGGTAAAATTGATCTTGCCCTGCGATTTTTAATTACCGAAATTGGCGGCGTAGTCGGCCGAATGGCGGATTCTGCCAGTGAGATCCAAGAGCAGAGTGTCAATCTTAAACAAACCATCACTAATACCTGGGAGCATGCAGATAGCCAGAGCGCGCAGACCACGCAGGCGGCAACCGCGATGGAGCAAATGAGTGCCAGTTTTGCGGAAGTGACGGACAATATCCACCGCACCGCATCCGAGATGGTTTCTAGTCATCAGGCGGCGCAGCGTGGTCACTCACGGCTTGAAACCGTTATCGAGGCGATACATCAACTGAGTGTGCAGGTGAGCCATTTTTCCGATGTGGTACAAACGATTGAGCAGGATAGCCAAGCGATTCATCAAGTGTTAGAAGTGATCCGCTCCATCGCCGATCAAACCAATCTGTTAGCACTCAATGCGGCGATTGAAGCGGCGCGTGCGGGGGAAAGTGGCCGCGGCTTTGCTGTTGTTGCCGACGAGGTGCGGCAGTTATCTAGCCGAACCAGCCAGTCGACTTCGCAAATTGAGCAGATTGTCAGTCGCTTTAAAGACAGCACCCAAAGGGCCACATCGACCATGACGGCCGGACAGGAGCAAGTTAAGCGTTCAGTCTCCTTAGCGCAGGATGCCAGTGTTGCCTTTGGCGAGCTGTTATCTTCTATTGCGAGAATCAATTCCTTAAGCGATGACAATGCGGCGGCAATGACGCAACAGACGTCGGTGGCGGCGGAAATTAGCCGTGCTATCCATGTGATCAGCGATTTGGCCCAGCAGAGCTTACAACAGACACAGGATGCGGCGGCGAGGGGCGATCAGGTATCGCGCTTATCGACTAAAACTCATCACCTGTCGCAACAATTTTGGCAGCAGAGCGTACAGCGTAAGTATTAA
- the raiA gene encoding ribosome-associated translation inhibitor RaiA: MKINLSGHHVDVTDSVKEHVNEKFSKIATHFPTLIGLDIIIAKEHGEFQVEIRTNYEGSRISASGTDEIMYPAIAAAAKKLDAALKHRKGQLKADLHEKPTCTTPPIAHEIIQEMDLR, encoded by the coding sequence ATGAAAATTAATCTTTCTGGTCACCATGTCGATGTTACTGATTCTGTAAAAGAACACGTTAACGAAAAGTTTTCTAAAATCGCCACTCATTTCCCCACATTGATCGGCCTCGATATCATTATTGCTAAGGAGCATGGCGAGTTTCAGGTTGAAATTAGAACGAATTATGAAGGCAGTCGCATCTCAGCCTCGGGTACGGATGAAATCATGTATCCCGCGATTGCCGCCGCAGCGAAAAAACTCGATGCTGCACTCAAACACCGTAAAGGCCAGTTAAAGGCGGACTTACATGAAAAGCCAACCTGCACTACGCCGCCAATCGCCCACGAAATTATCCAAGAGATGGATTTGCGCTAG
- the tnpA gene encoding IS200/IS605 family transposase — MGDYRSSSHVYWRCKYHIVWTPKYRFKILKGNLGKELYRSIYILCNMKSCEVLELNVQIDHVHLVVIIPPKLSVSTLMGVLKGRSAIRLFNKFPHVRKKLWGNSFWARGYFVDTVGVNEEIIRRYVRHQDNQDLEYEAQLSLQMK, encoded by the coding sequence ATGGGCGATTACAGAAGTTCATCACATGTTTACTGGCGTTGTAAATATCATATCGTTTGGACGCCTAAGTACAGATTCAAAATTCTAAAAGGTAACCTCGGTAAAGAGTTATACAGGTCGATTTATATTCTATGCAATATGAAAAGTTGTGAGGTCTTAGAATTAAACGTCCAGATAGATCATGTGCATCTAGTCGTGATAATTCCCCCAAAGTTGTCAGTATCCACATTAATGGGGGTATTGAAGGGTAGGAGTGCAATAAGGCTTTTTAACAAATTCCCTCATGTTCGCAAAAAGTTATGGGGAAATAGCTTTTGGGCGAGAGGTTACTTTGTTGATACGGTAGGCGTAAATGAGGAAATCATAAGACGCTATGTTCGTCATCAAGACAATCAAGATTTAGAGTATGAGGCTCAATTGTCGTTACAGATGAAGTAG
- a CDS encoding response regulator transcription factor, with protein MESQQIMTEDYPPAPRTIRVGLVEDQQLVRQGIASLIAISHHIEVIWQAENGQEALKLLQTDAVDVLLSDIRMPVLDGISLLKQLRAAKNPLPVIMLTTFDDSELFLNSLQAGANGFLLKDVSLDKLLHAIETVAQGGHLIEPSVLEQMQQSSPTAQSGPTHGLLSDREREILGFMAGGFSNKEIANAVFLAEGTVKNHVSTILAKLDCRDRTQAVLKGLQLSLI; from the coding sequence ATGGAAAGTCAGCAAATAATGACCGAAGATTATCCGCCAGCGCCTCGCACGATTAGAGTGGGATTAGTGGAAGATCAGCAATTGGTGCGTCAGGGCATCGCCAGCCTGATTGCCATCTCACACCATATCGAGGTGATTTGGCAGGCCGAGAATGGTCAAGAGGCGCTGAAACTGCTGCAAACAGATGCCGTAGATGTGTTGCTAAGCGATATACGCATGCCAGTGCTCGATGGTATCAGTCTGTTAAAACAGCTTCGCGCCGCAAAAAATCCCCTACCTGTGATTATGTTAACCACCTTTGATGACAGCGAATTGTTTTTAAATAGCTTGCAAGCAGGCGCAAATGGTTTCTTATTGAAGGATGTGTCACTGGATAAATTACTGCATGCCATTGAAACCGTCGCTCAGGGCGGACACTTGATAGAACCTTCAGTGCTTGAACAGATGCAGCAATCCTCGCCAACGGCGCAAAGCGGGCCGACTCACGGCTTATTATCCGATCGCGAGCGGGAGATCTTAGGCTTTATGGCGGGGGGATTTTCCAATAAAGAAATCGCCAATGCGGTATTTCTGGCCGAAGGCACGGTCAAAAACCATGTCTCCACCATACTGGCTAAACTCGATTGCCGTGACCGCACCCAAGCCGTGCTAAAGGGATTGCAGCTTTCTTTGATTTAA